The stretch of DNA CTCCTTACTGCATCGAAACTAACGGGCTGCTGCATTATTTAACTGTCGGCTATACTGACCGAGCTGAAAGCTCACAGGGGCTATCAGGTCATCAGTTAGTCGGCGCCCCGTCGGGAAGCCGTTCGTCGTCGTCGGCTCGGGTCCGCCGTCGACCGCGGTGTCGGTAGTCTGCCGACGCGTCTGGTCCCTCGGTAGAACCGATGGCTTCCCCCATTTTCGGGAGACGTACCGGCCTCCTCTCAACGTCTATCCTCGTTGTTCAGCTGTGATCAGTGTTGCTCGCCCACAGTGCCCTCAAACAGCGTCTAAAACACCGGCTACATGGCCGTATACGCGATAGGAGGACCTGTGGTTACGCATTAATCGAAAAAGTGACTGTGCCTATTAGAAAATATATTTTCATAGTGGCTATTTTGATTTAACTATACGTAATTATATCTCCCCTACCACGAACGCCATGCCCAGGTTGGACAACCTTAAGACACGGAAGCCGCACTATACTCGTGATGGCAAAGACAAACCAAGAGTGGTGGCCACAGATGCTGAACGTGGACATCCTCGACGACAACGCACGGGACGTGAGCCCGTACGGGGAGGAGTTCGACTACGCGGAGGAGTTCGAGAAGCTCGACCTCGAGGAGGTGAAAGGCGACATCCGGCAGGTGATGATGGACTCGAAGGACTGGTGGCCGGCGGACTACGGCACGTACGGTCCCTTCTTCATCCGGATGGCCTGGCACAGCGCCGGGACCTACCGGACCGCCGACGGCCGCGCCGGCGCCGCCGGCGGCCTGCAGCGGCTCCCGCCCGAGAGTAGCTGGCCGGACAACATCAACCTCGACAAGGCGCGCCGCCTGCTCCAGCCGGTCAAGCTGAAGTACGGCCGCAAGCTCTCGTGGGGCGACCTGATCGTCCTCGCGGGGAACGTCGCCCTGGAGACGATGGGGTTCGAGACGTTCGGCTTCGCGGGCGGCCGCGACGACGAGTTCAAGTCCAACGAGGCGACCGTCTGGGGGCCCGAGCAGGAGTGGGAGGAGACCTCGCCCGAGCGCTTCGAGGACGGCGAAGTTGGCTACCTCAAGGACCCGCTCGCGAACACCGTGATGGGCCTCATCTACGTGAACCCGGAGGGGCCCTACGGCGAGCCCGACGTCGAGGGCTCCGCCGCGAACATCCGCGAGACGTTCTCCCGCATGGCGATGAACGACGAGGAGACCGTCGCCCTCATCGCCGGCGGCCACACGTTCGGGAAGGTCCACGGCGCCGACGACCCCGACGAGCACATGGGCCCCGAACCCGAGGCAGCGCCCATCGACGAACAGGGGCTCGGCTGGGACTACGACCTCGACGAGGTCCCCGGGATGATCACCAGCGGGATCGAGGGTCCCTGGACCGACGCGCCGACACAGTGGGACACGACGTACGTCGACAACCTGCTCGACCACGAGTGGACCTCGGTCAAGGGTCCCGGCGGCGCGTGGCAGTGGACGCCAGTCGACGCCGACGAGGTCGACGACGCCCCGGGCGCCCAGAACCCCGAGGAGTCGGAGGAGCCGATGATGCTGACGACCGACGTGGCGCTGAAGCACGACGACGACTACCGCGAGGTGCTGGAGCGCTTCCAGGAGAACCCCGACGAGTTCCAGGAGGCGTTCGCGAAGGCGTGGTACAAGCTCATCCACCGCGACATGGGCCCGCCCGAGCGACTCCTCGGCCCGGAAGTCCCCGACGAAACGTTCGTCTGGCAGGACCCGATCCCGGACGCCGACTACGACTTCGTCGGTGACGAGGAGATCGCCCACCTGAAAGAGGAGATCCTCGCGACGGATCTGACCGTCCCTCAGCTCGCGAAGACTGCGTGGGCCTCCGCATCGACGTACCGCGACAGCGACAAGCGCGGCGGCGCCAACGGCGGCCGCATCCGCCTCGAACCCCAGCGCAGCTGGGAGGTCAACGAGCCCGAGGAGCTCGCGACGGTGCTGGAGACGCTCGAAGGCGTGCAGGCGGCGTTCAACGACTCGCGTGACGACGACGTGCGCGTCTCGCTCGCGGATCTGATCGTCCTCGGCGGCAACGCGGCCGTCGAGCAGGCCGCCGCCGACGCCGGCTACGACGTGACGGTGCCGTTCGAGCCCGGCCGCACCGACGCGACCGCGGAGCAGACCGACGAGGAGTCCTTCGAGCACCTCGAGCCGAAGGTCGACGGCTTCCGGAACTACCTCGGGAGCGGCGACTACGACGACATGTACGACTCCCCCGAGGAGCGCATGGTCGACAAAGCCGAGCTGCTGAACCTCACGGTGCCCGAGATGACGGCACTGGTCGGCGGGATGCGTTCGCTGGGCGCGACCTACGGCGACAGCGACCGCGGCGTGTTCACCGACGAGCCGGGCACGCTGACCAACGACTTCTTCGACGTCCTGCTCGACATGGAGTACGAGTGGGTCTCCGTCGACGAGGACGACGAGGTGTTCGAGGTCCGCGACCGCGAGACCGGCGAGGCCGAGTACGACGCGACCCGCCTCGACCTCATCTTCGGCTCGAACGCCCGACTCCGGGCCACCGCGGACGTCTACGGCGCCGACGACGGCGAGGAGCAGCTCGTCGAGGACTTCGTCGACGCGTGGACGAAGGTCATGCGGAACGACCGCTTCGACCTGGAGTAAACGCGACACCCTCAGTTTTCGAGTTTTTCTTCGACGGTTAGCCGCCGGGCTCGGGAGTGGAAGGCGGCGAGTACACAACAGGAGCCGGCCTGGGGACCGGACCATTGTCACATACCACAACTATATGCCCACCGGGAAGCCAGGGGAATCACATCGAGATGGCCGACACCGACGGTGCCGAACGGGGGTGGGCGCCGCCCCGACTGGTGAGGCTGGTTCCACACCTCGTTTTCGCCGCGGCGGGCTGGTGCTGTTCGTCGGGCTCTCCCAGTTCGCGCTGCTGCTG from Halolamina sediminis encodes:
- the katG gene encoding catalase/peroxidase HPI — translated: MAKTNQEWWPQMLNVDILDDNARDVSPYGEEFDYAEEFEKLDLEEVKGDIRQVMMDSKDWWPADYGTYGPFFIRMAWHSAGTYRTADGRAGAAGGLQRLPPESSWPDNINLDKARRLLQPVKLKYGRKLSWGDLIVLAGNVALETMGFETFGFAGGRDDEFKSNEATVWGPEQEWEETSPERFEDGEVGYLKDPLANTVMGLIYVNPEGPYGEPDVEGSAANIRETFSRMAMNDEETVALIAGGHTFGKVHGADDPDEHMGPEPEAAPIDEQGLGWDYDLDEVPGMITSGIEGPWTDAPTQWDTTYVDNLLDHEWTSVKGPGGAWQWTPVDADEVDDAPGAQNPEESEEPMMLTTDVALKHDDDYREVLERFQENPDEFQEAFAKAWYKLIHRDMGPPERLLGPEVPDETFVWQDPIPDADYDFVGDEEIAHLKEEILATDLTVPQLAKTAWASASTYRDSDKRGGANGGRIRLEPQRSWEVNEPEELATVLETLEGVQAAFNDSRDDDVRVSLADLIVLGGNAAVEQAAADAGYDVTVPFEPGRTDATAEQTDEESFEHLEPKVDGFRNYLGSGDYDDMYDSPEERMVDKAELLNLTVPEMTALVGGMRSLGATYGDSDRGVFTDEPGTLTNDFFDVLLDMEYEWVSVDEDDEVFEVRDRETGEAEYDATRLDLIFGSNARLRATADVYGADDGEEQLVEDFVDAWTKVMRNDRFDLE